The genome window GTCATGTTTTCATGGTAGTTATATTGTATTTGGTCTGctactgattttttttgcattattaacTACCCTGGGAGCACTTCAGTGAGAGGCAGTATACATTGTTTATATATAAGCAAATATTATTGCTTTCTTTATAAAGTTAATAAGATGAGAATGCATGTTTCATACTTTCGATAAGTGTGGTTTTGATTGTCTTCCAGGCACTGCCCCTGAGAAAGGGGCAACTCAGGAGGAAATTGATTCGCTACCTAGTACTAATTCACCATCCGTAATTTCAGCAGTCACTCAGGTCAGTACAAAGAATTCAGAAAAAGGTGACATGCTCTCTGCAACTTTGGAAGTTGATCCTTCTGTTGCACCTGACCTGTTAGTAACAGAAGATAAATCAGCCACATCTCCAACACCAACGCCTGTGTCTCTTGAGTCCAATACTAATATGGGGGATGATGCAGATGATGACGATGACGGTGATGATATTGAGGATGGTTTAATGACAGGTTCACTATCAACAGCAAAAGAAACTGTAGACCCTGGTGATTCTCAAGAAGATGACAATCAAATTGAAGAGACATTAGATTTCCAAGATGAAGAAGAGCAGTGGGCAAGCACACAGACCTATGGAAATAAACCATTTGCTGATGAGATGAAGGACTCTATCTCAGGATTAGAAGACGATAGCCATTTCTTTTTTCATCTGGTAGTTGTTGCCTTTTTGGTAGCTGTGGTTTACATCACGTATCATAACAAAAGGAAGGTAAGTTGAATTTTCCTTGAAATACTTTAGAACTACATGTGCTAATACATTTTTCCCTTTCACACTGGCACTCGAAGTGTGTTTTGTATCTGATCATACGCAAAGCTACTAATTCGTACAGcataaaaatgtgttttgaaacTAATAATGAAAGGCCAAGGGAGACTGAATTATGAAACGTTTGATTACAGAGATTAGAAAATCTCAGATTAATATGGGCACCAGGCCATCACATGCTCTTCAGACAGCTTCCTGCTTATGGTAGCCTCCCATAGGACTGTCCGTATAGCCACAGTAAGAGCATAGACTTTTTCTGTTGGGGGTCTAGTTTTTTGCAGTGGCCTTCCAGAGTGGGTGAAAAGGGCATCTTCCCTTGCTACATTTAACAAGGCAGTTCCCTTCCAGAGACCCTTGGGTAGAATGTGAACTTTTCCTGCAGATCAGGAAGTGAGTTTACTTGTCTTGTCTATTTTAACTCTTCGGTATATTGACTGTATGCTTTTAAGCTGGTTAATTgtgtattttaatctgttttaattttgtgaATTTGTACCTTTGCAACTCAGTTGCAACATTGTACATTGCTTTGAGTCTAGGAAAATAAAGTGGGGCAGAAAtgtttacaataaataaataatacagaccATTAAATTAACACAAGGAATGTGTGAATCTGTCCTCCAAAACCCAGTCTTTTATAATTCCTTAGATTGAATTCACCTCACCCCTGTTGCAAGTAAAAGGGGACTTCTCCTCATGCAAGAGGAGGATCAATTTCTCTCTGCAGTCTCCTACACCATTCCTAAATCACTGATCCTTAAGAGAACCTTTGGGGagtgggttcaggggtgggggtggggagctgcaaTAGTTCATAGAAAATGTTTGTTTCATGAGTGGAGCTCTGCTTGTGGGTCTTTAGATCTAACCCATTGCTAATAAGCAATTGTGGCATGTGTGCAAAGGGAAAGGTTTGGCAATGTAAATAAGCTGAAAAGAATGAAGTAAGACTGGACAAATGACTTTGGAGAGTAGTTGTTGACAGTATACTTTGATGTAGGATGCAGTTGAACAAAAATGCTTTAGCTTTTTCATTTTAGTCAAATGTTTTgagaaatatcaatatatttcCTCCATCTCTTCTTTGCAGAcgtattttattttctgttaagctACTATTTCTCTCTGTTTTCAGTGAGTCTACAATGTGGTTGATTTGTGATACCgtctcctgtgttttttttagaTGTCTCCCTTCCAATTTGGGGCAGGTTGTAAAACGTGTGTCTTGCACTTTATTCTGAAAACAGATCCCATGTCCAAATCCACTACTCCATCCAGTGGATTAGATTTTGCCTTGTTTGGTATCAGCACCTGTATAGGAGACTTCTCTGCAAGACTGCTAACTAGAGATCATGAAGACATAGCAtaagtgttgccaactctggttttgaaaatacctggacctttgagggtagagcctggaggatggggcatagggaggagagggacctcagtagggtctAATTccgtacagtccaccttccagagcaagccattttctccaggagaaatgg of Sphaerodactylus townsendi isolate TG3544 linkage group LG03, MPM_Stown_v2.3, whole genome shotgun sequence contains these proteins:
- the LG03H5orf15 gene encoding keratinocyte-associated transmembrane protein 2, which gives rise to MAAAGRRVRGAVAGPASPLSIRRASLFLLVVVLDAALPSWGQEGNGTAPEKGATQEEIDSLPSTNSPSVISAVTQVSTKNSEKGDMLSATLEVDPSVAPDLLVTEDKSATSPTPTPVSLESNTNMGDDADDDDDGDDIEDGLMTGSLSTAKETVDPGDSQEDDNQIEETLDFQDEEEQWASTQTYGNKPFADEMKDSISGLEDDSHFFFHLVVVAFLVAVVYITYHNKRKIILLVQGRRWRDGLCSRTVGYHRLDQNVNEAMPSLKITNDYVF